AAGAATTTTGGTTTGGTGTTCCCATCTGTTgttcaaaagtattcatcacAGCAACAAACCAAAACTGATGCATTCAGTTTCTTCCTTTCATTTCCCTTACAGACAAGtcatttacaaaagaaaagaagcaagaGTGACACCACAAATAGCCTACCAACTGTGATAAGTGCCCAAAAAGTATAAATATGTGTTCAGAAATTGTAAAATGAGTTTGGTGGATTTCACAGAAAAAGTAGCTTGACAGATGGTGTTCACTATGAAGAGGACTCATTCTAGGACCTTTATTCCATTTACAATAATTCTCAGCAGTTTATCAACTGCTGAATCTGGCCCCCTAAAAGTTTTTGGATGTAGTCCAGTGCACCTGTTCACTTGTCTGTATTTACCGACTGCTAAATTGGATTTCAGTAAAGCTTCAAAAagtgatgaaatattttatttttgtgatgtttctGAATTTTATGGGTGGGGGTCTAGCTATTTGTGATTAGTTATAGTTGTTACTGGGCATCACATCAATTTAACTTATGCCCTGGTTTAAGTAAGATGATTTAATTTCTTCACAAGcgagtaaaattaaataaaattcaagagAGGACACTGAAAAAGTTAATGTAGCTGTTTACTGCACCTTAGACAAATGCAGAGGGGAAAATTATTATTGAACACTGCAATTTTTTCCTTAGTCTGAATATTACTTATGGGGCCATTGGCATAAAATTCTCAACAAGTGCTGCCAACAATCCAAGTAATCCCCATATgcaaagtaataataataataaaaagtagtCTACAAATGAAGTACTTGGTAAAAAATTGAATTGATGCAGTACAGACttacagaaatgtattaaatgctttatggaaaataactttttgcaAATAAGAAGTTTAACATATCTTGACAAAAGAAAACCCAGTCTTATGCTTTGATCAGATGTGAAACGTTTTGAGAACAGGCATAAGAAATTGATAAGTTGGGTTGGGATGTGTTGACAGCTGGAATTAAGTGAATGGGTTGATGAATTAGGAGGAAACATTGAAAGAACAAAAGGACCAGGAAAATTAATAAAGCACTGACCAATGAAAAAGAATAAGAATTGATGAGgggacaattttaaaaaatgacaaacgaGGCTTAATGAGTGAAACAAGCACTTTACATTTAGGCTATTATAGGATTTAACTTCATTAGTTTTAGCTAAAACTGGCTGGACGGGGCTTCAGGGATTTGCAGCTTTGCCTCGCAACTAAACGATTCTCTATTCAAATGTTGTCTGGGAGGTCGTGCtgcagagtttctgttttttctggaGTACTGTGGTTTTctctcaataaaaaaacatgcattttactTGCCAACTGTACATTGCTCATTAgtgtgcatgtatgtatgtGCTGGGAAATGGAGTCTCCAAATGAGAGGTTAGAGACCCGTTCGTGGTGCATCGCACCCATCTGCTTTTTTACTGCTGGGAAAGGAaccagtaaaaatatatattgttaaatattgttCTCTGGTAAAAAGACTACTCTACGGTGAAACCatcattatttaaagttttaagttttaaatgagATCAGTTAATCACTCAGACATTGCTGCCTTTTCTGCCTTCACTATGTTAAAATTTGTGACCAGGTGTCCATGACGACACATCTGCTGGATGAAGAATTGATATCCAAATTAGTCTGACAAGTGTGACCATCACTAAAGGAGAGGCGGACTAATGGTGAAGCTTCCATTAGTCCACCTTTAACAGCTGTCAACTTGATGTATATTGAACGACATAACACAATACCTAAAAGACATTATTGTAAATATTATCATATGCATAAGGCATAAAGGGAGCTGTGGTGAATGGGGAGAACAAGATTTCAttcttgaaataaatatatcaaacGAGAGATTCAGTTCCCAAGGAAGCTATAAATTAGTATTTGATCTGCAGTGTAATTTTCTAATTAGATTTAATTATGTTAAAGCATGAATTTCTCCATTAATGATTTAGAATACCATGACATGTCTTGGCATATGTTGGAGAACATTCTCaagtgtgtatttatttgtaaatacgGGAATGATGgacatgaaaaataatcacCTTCTCTCTCTGCTATCAGTCTGGCATCGCTACAACATATTTCAGCTGTGATTTGGCTCTGTGATAGATCCACCATGGTGTCAGTTTGCTGGAAAGGCTTcaaaaatgaagtttttaatTAGCCCAAGTAAAAGCATATGTTTGAGATTCATTTAAATGTGCAACACAAAGCCTTGTTACATTTTTGCCTACTTACATAAACTGACAATTGAGGGGCCCATGGTCCCTTTGTGGGAGGTGCAGAAATCCATAGCACATGCAAGCAATCTGTTGCCATAGCAATTAGTCAAGCACTCACCAAATTTGAAAGTTCTGCAAAGTAtctgtttcttttgatttaacaacaaagctcacacaaattattattattttttttagatgttgctTTAAATATATCCAGAGTTTCACaaatgttgtgattttaattagaaaaagtaATGATGTGTCCTTTTGTACAATCTAATGTCAGCTGTAGATGGCCAAAGTTGAAGGCCGTACATTAGACCTAAAGTAATTTGCTTTTTATATCCACTTTTATGCAAATCATTCAATGTACACTCAACAAATAATTTCACACAATCTTGAAACTAAGCTATTatcattgtaaaaataattttaaaaagtgttaaaatcataataaagaTACTGACTTTGCTGTATGTGCACCCTTAACTTTATTTCACAGTACTTTGTCTGAAAGCAGATAACATAGttttaagaattaaaaataataataaaaaaacacatctttgtgctcttgtttgttttgatgcacTCAAACAATTGTTGCACTCTCTATATGTTTTCCTCATCACTTAGAACTCTTATTAGACACAGAAGTGCTACAATATGCAATATAAAAAACATGGTTCTAAGTAGCTAAATAAACTAGAACCCTGACAGCTCTTGAAAcatactgaaatgtttttttataaaaataataaatgaagatTTAACAACAATATAAACATTAGAAATAATACAACAATTTACACTTTTACTTAAATCTCAAAAAATTTAAGGCGGTTGAAATATTAAGTCAGACAACCcatttaacagaaaacaaggTAAATAAGACATTCACATCAGGCTCATGAATGTTTCATCAtagagtaaaataataatattatgacACATTTAAATGAGATGGACAGAGGCATGTAagagaaaatgtacaaatgggtttgaaatacaaatgcaaacaatCAACTTAATAATGTTTCTGAAAAGGTTCTTAACTCATGTCTGAGAACTATACATAACTTGTACACACATGTCTGGcatgctgttttgtttattaatccATTAATTAGATTGTGTATTATGTTTAAATTTGGATGGACCTCAGGTCACTGCATAATGTTACTCTAGCCAGAGTTTAGAGGGAAGTTGGAGTTTCTATTTAAGAAAGCAGGGTAAAACTGGAATCAATGTTTTTTACTGTTACTTTATTGTCCGTTACTATATTTAATAGCTTGGTAATAACCACAATGGAATCTaataaaagtcacaataaatGTATTCAAGTGTTGAGCTATAAAcatcaaattagttttaaataatttaatatctttttttttactttggtgtCATGAGGTTGGAATAGTTAACACTACGGCCAAGTAGCAGAGAATGAgctaaaattagattttaaacaatttgagctttgatgacatttaaattattttttctttcaaatgtgaGTAAATAGGTTGCTatacaatgtattttaatatgttGAAGCAATGATGAGAAAGATATTTAGCTCCTTTATACATGTTGACATTGCAACAATTCATtatgtgacagaaaatatatttcttaaatgttaTTAACTATGTGATGAATCATCATGAGCCTTGttggaataaaatatataaacatcttacaaataaaaagattgaaataacatatttacttaaaaaaatcatgatttATAAATTCACAGCCATTAAGTCAGAGGATTCAGTTTCACATTCAAAAACTATACTTTAGCATGTTGATGTGTGCCTGGTACTTTGCTTTCATAATATACAAAATGATTTAACAGCCTAAGCAGATAAAATTCACATTAAACTTCTCAGCAAGCAACAAGGCCAATCTGAATAACAAACTATCTTCGTTCCTGTATACGATCACCTATTATGCAATATAGCAGGCTGgaagaaatattgaagcaaaagaaaaataaaagtgaaatccACAAGAGATAATAGCATGattcaaaaatctttttgaaaataCATGGAAAAAGCTGCCATAGACAGATCAGAATATGTATCTGTTACATTCATCTATTGGGCTCCCCTGCAGGGCAGCTTTCTGTCTACCTAAATAATGACAATGTACAGCTGCCTTTCCATTGGAGTCTTAATGTTTAACAGCAGGCTTTTAAGTAAAATCCTGTTTCTGAATACAACGGTTTCCCAATTTGTAAATTTAAAGGAGGagcttataaaaataaataactaaaattatATTGCTCTACTACTGTATGGTAATTTGATCCCCAGACTAGGCAGGAaagttgtaaacatttttagctttttctacTTTGGTACAAAAGATACAAATGGCGGTTCAtggaacagaaacacagacGTTAACATTAGCATGTTCTATACTGCATTTTTGCCAGTAGGGTGTCTTTCAGGATCCAACCAGTAAATACTGCACTTTGTGATTCAGggaacttaaaaaaactgaatccaTCTGAATCATGTAAAAAGCtcaaaactgaatgaaaaataacaaaaatgtaactggTGGAATTCTTTGAATTTACTTTAACACTAGAACCGCAAAGAGGTTATTTTTACTCCTTATACATTCTCAGCTCTTAGTAAGACTTGAATCCACGGTGTCTACTACTTTATGGCTTTTACTAAAATGTCCCTCGTTAGCATTGCATTAGTTATGGGATGTGTACGATGTGGGAGAATgaatattttaccttttaacCAAGGGCTGCAAAGTAAGTAATTAACATAAACGGTATCAAATACAGTGCTCATTATATTTGcctgaaatacaataaaacactcTTGCCATATTACCCATGTGTGAGTAAAGTCCAGGACAAATCTCCATTAGCCATAAACTGCTGGCTCACATTCACTATAGCAGACCCAGTGGATCTTCTTCTGGGGCTGCTTGCATGTTTtctatttctaattttatttttgagctcTGCAGATTACTTGACTGCATTGTGTACATCCTTGGACCATCACAAATTGGCTTCTgtaatttgcaaataaaagaacAAGAACTGTGCAATAACCCAGAAAGTTGGTAGAAAACCAAACCACAAATCCAGTCTATATTTggctttgtctttgtttaataaattattaaacattgTGGAATCTGCTGTGCATTTTTGGCATATAAGATCATATTCGGACAAATATACAACCTAGTAAAGACTGGATCAGATATGAACTCTCACATTAGAGTTTAGAAGgtgtattttctttccatttttttttactttgactgcATCTATAAAACAGCATGGGGACTGATTTTGAATGTTAGAATCAGTCTTTGTAAATGTGTGAAGGTAACattaatctaaaaacatttttcatcaaaaatgttatttcccTCGCATAGCATTTTTATtcctctgtttatttatttattaatctatttttgtttgttgtttgattAATATCTTCATTCCTTTGCTAagttaagaaaaacacagaagaaataTTAGACAtgatattagaaaaatattttgggatGATGTATAAAAAGGGAGTTCTGCGTTACTACTTATCAAGTATGATTGAAAATGTGTGCCTGATGCAATTTCATACAACAAATTGCCGAAATAGTTTATCTCCATACAgttaataaaactattaaaatgatcataatacaatttgttgaaatttaatctttctcatttttaagGCTTCTAGAAATGGGGATAAAACCTATGGCAGTTCTGAGGAGTACTGGAACAACTGCGGTTCTAGAGCTAAAGTTAGAtgttaacaaattattttcaaaagagaCAGCAGTCAGTTTGATAAACCTGATTCATCTACTAATACTTCACCATTTacacagcaaacatttcaaatatagaAACCCATATCTGTacacatttttcaattaaatatatgcaaggaggaagaaaaaaaagtgttctgCTTGTGTGGGTCCCAATAGTTCctcaaaaaattttaaagtttcattttcttcatatAGTAGATTCATATTACACAACAGCAAATCCACTGTCACAGGACTTGGCCATGCGATACCCAAAAAACCTAATATCCATTGTaacatatatataattaatttgCAATCTATTTTTTCCAAGATGAATGCTTTATATAATAAGAGAAGTTTTAGAATCCTTGTCTCATCTTCTTCACAGTCAAAAGAGAGTGTGATATACATGAAAGATTAGTTAATTATGGTAGAGAAGTATCCATTGATTCAAATGTCAAATGATGTTCTTGTGTCATTTTAGCAACAGAAGGTCCATTTTAAAAACACCTAGATGAATTATGATTTATGTTGGGCTGAAACGCCTTTCCAGTAGTCTAATATGTCATGCAGGTCCTCATCCTTTGCAAACTGAACTTTCTTACGCAGAGCATGGCCGGCAGCCATGTACTCCTCATCTTTATGTCGCTTGCGGTGGAGTCTGAATCGCTCCCAGATGCTGTGTGAAGGTTTGCAATAGTATTCAGGGCTGGATGAGTAGCTTAGATTGTGATACTGAGAGGACATCTGGGAGTAGGCTAAGTCTCTGGACCGGGAGTGCGTAAGGGGTTCCAACAGCTTGTGGCTATCAGGTCCTTCCAGCTCCTCTATCTGAGCATCGGGATATGAATGCCGGTGGTCACTGTACTGGCGGATCTTATCTGCCTCCGCCCTCAAGATGGCTGCAGCAGGTGTTACTGTAATGATGCTGTCTCCTGTTGGGGAGGTTTTCTCTATGTACTTGGAGTCGGAGCGATAAGGCCTTGGGCTTCGCATGGGCCCGCCTGTGGCAGTGCTGGGCCTCTTTGGCGAGACATCAGAGCTTCTATGCCTCTGAAGAGAGTGATGGTAGCTGTCCTTATACACTGGGGAAAGAAGGCCAGGGTTACTTTGGGGGTGCTCTGATATTAGCACCAGTTGGGGCTCTGCTGTCGACACTGCTCCAGATTTAACTCCTTGAAAAGAAGTTGATTCTGATTTTAGGGCATCTATACAGTTGTTGATTATCTGATTGACTTTATCAACTTCTTTTGCAATTGTGGAAATCTCTGCCACTGATCCTTGACTGTTCCCAGCCATTCCCATATCACACTCTCTGCGCTCATGATGATCCATGCTCCGGACATCCATGTAGTTTCCCTTCATCATTTTTGGAGTCTCACTTATCTCTTGAAACTTGTACTGCTCAATTTCACTTGCAGATGGCAGGTAGGGCATACGGGCCATGCTCTCTCCAGCCAGCAGCTGCTTCTGTGACATTCGAGAAATAGTCCCTCCTTCTAGTTCTTGTCCATACTTGAGTtccattatatttttcttaagaCTTCctgattttctttgcttttcatcTTGTTGACGCTTCCTTCGCAAACAATAATACACAATTCCCAGAAAAATCACCATGCTAAAAAGGCAGCCCAAAATAGTCATAATATAATGAGTAGCAGTTGCATTGTTTACAACTCTGTCTTTTCCATTCCAAGGGCCAGTGGAGAATGTCAGACatgtgtgattttgtttcagAGAATTGCGTTCTGAAGTAACACAGACTGTGTAGTTGGAGTGGGGTTGAAGGTTTTTAATCTCAACATCTTCCTGTACTTTATAGAGCCTGTCCAGGTTTGTGAAAAAGTTGTTGTTGTAAAGAACCAGAAAATACAGCTTCTTGAAGGGATCAGGAAACTGAACTGTAACGGTAGCAACTGTGTTTGTTACTGCCTTTAGATTCATGACAGGGGTTCCCTGCACCTCGTTTTCAGTTGTACCAATGGTTGTGTCATCTGGTTCTGTGCCTGAGGAACAGTCTTCCAGCCCACAAAGTGTTGAGTCAGGTGGTAGTGTTGTGGACTCCATAGAGACAGTAATAAATGGGGTCACGTAGTCATCGGTACACACAGTTGTTAGCATGTGAAGTGCATTTCGGTATGTGGGGTTGTTGGGATTCTGGCTCAGTAAGCTGTAACCGGCAACACCACGAGGAGAGTCACAGACCATCCGCTCATTTGTCCGGTTTGGGAAAGTCGAAAGCCATTTCACAAACCCCAGCAACTCACATGAGCAATTGAAAGGGTTTGTATACAGCTCACAAGTGGTGAGCTTACTTAGGCTGGTAAACGTGGACCCATCTAACTGTTGGATTCGGTTCATGGAGAGATCAATATTTTCTATGTTGGGGCATTCCCAAAAGGCATTATGTATCACAGTTTCAATCAGGTTCGCCTGGAGGTAGAGGTACTGCAGTTTTCCTAAACCCCGGAGAATCCCCTCTGTCAGGTTTCGTAACTTGTTGAAGCCCATTTGGAGAACTTGCAAGttaaactgagcagaaaagGCTCCGTCTTCTATGTATGAGATCTCATTCTTGGTCAGGTTCAGGTAGGTCAAGTTGGCAAAGCgactgagagaagaaaaatggatacttttgattttgttttcattcagacGAAGGTCAACAATGGTGTTATTGATATGCTGTGGGATGGCTTCGTAGGGTGGTTGATTTTGGCTGCAAATTGCAAGCCACACAAAGCCCTTTTCTCCCTCAATCAACCAGCAGTCACCACTTACTCTGCCAATGTGAGTCAAACATATAAGAGTTATAGACCAAAACAAGGCACTCATCACCCCGTCTGATCTACAGGccatttgtgcttttcttaaaGTCATGTATGGATCCAAAAAAACCAAAGGGGTTTAGTATTACAGTTG
The DNA window shown above is from Xiphophorus couchianus chromosome 16, X_couchianus-1.0, whole genome shotgun sequence and carries:
- the elfn1a gene encoding protein ELFN1, with amino-acid sequence MTLRKAQMACRSDGVMSALFWSITLICLTHIGRVSGDCWLIEGEKGFVWLAICSQNQPPYEAIPQHINNTIVDLRLNENKIKSIHFSSLSRFANLTYLNLTKNEISYIEDGAFSAQFNLQVLQMGFNKLRNLTEGILRGLGKLQYLYLQANLIETVIHNAFWECPNIENIDLSMNRIQQLDGSTFTSLSKLTTCELYTNPFNCSCELLGFVKWLSTFPNRTNERMVCDSPRGVAGYSLLSQNPNNPTYRNALHMLTTVCTDDYVTPFITVSMESTTLPPDSTLCGLEDCSSGTEPDDTTIGTTENEVQGTPVMNLKAVTNTVATVTVQFPDPFKKLYFLVLYNNNFFTNLDRLYKVQEDVEIKNLQPHSNYTVCVTSERNSLKQNHTCLTFSTGPWNGKDRVVNNATATHYIMTILGCLFSMVIFLGIVYYCLRRKRQQDEKQRKSGSLKKNIMELKYGQELEGGTISRMSQKQLLAGESMARMPYLPSASEIEQYKFQEISETPKMMKGNYMDVRSMDHHERRECDMGMAGNSQGSVAEISTIAKEVDKVNQIINNCIDALKSESTSFQGVKSGAVSTAEPQLVLISEHPQSNPGLLSPVYKDSYHHSLQRHRSSDVSPKRPSTATGGPMRSPRPYRSDSKYIEKTSPTGDSIITVTPAAAILRAEADKIRQYSDHRHSYPDAQIEELEGPDSHKLLEPLTHSRSRDLAYSQMSSQYHNLSYSSSPEYYCKPSHSIWERFRLHRKRHKDEEYMAAGHALRKKVQFAKDEDLHDILDYWKGVSAQHKS